In a genomic window of Methylovirgula sp. 4M-Z18:
- a CDS encoding dicarboxylate/amino acid:cation symporter — protein MASLQSSPPGPKRWYQILYVQVLIAIALAIALGHFWPPIAVDMKPLGDVFIKLIKMVITLVIFCTVVSGIAGMNDLKKVGRVGGKALVYFEVVSTIALVIGLVAANVVRPGAGFNANPATLDVGAVQAYAGKAGEQSITEFLVNIVPNTVIDAFAKGDILPVVLISVLFGYALSHLGERGKPVRDVIDAGSRLVFGVINAIMRLAPIGAFGAMAFTVGKYGVASLGPLLTLIGTFYLASFVFVIGVLGLIAWWAKFNIFKFLYYIKEEILVVISTSSSDPVLPSLMEKLERAGCARSIVGLVVPTGYVFNTDGTAIYMSLAALFVAQATNTNLTFAQELSILAVAMFTSKGASGVTGASFIALVGTLAVVPTIPVAGMALILGIDRFMSEARALVNMIGNGVATIVMARWEGDLDQDRLEAALSGTAIFATGDLEDAAYSVAIPNETPTISAQTVVGSKP, from the coding sequence ATGGCATCGCTCCAATCTTCACCACCAGGCCCCAAGCGCTGGTATCAAATCCTCTATGTGCAAGTCCTGATAGCAATCGCTCTCGCAATTGCTCTCGGGCATTTCTGGCCACCCATCGCCGTCGATATGAAACCGCTCGGCGACGTCTTCATCAAGCTCATCAAAATGGTGATCACGCTCGTGATTTTCTGCACCGTGGTGTCGGGAATCGCGGGCATGAACGACCTCAAAAAAGTCGGCCGCGTCGGCGGCAAGGCGCTTGTCTATTTTGAGGTGGTTTCAACGATCGCACTCGTCATCGGCCTGGTCGCCGCCAATGTGGTGCGGCCGGGCGCCGGATTCAACGCGAACCCCGCCACGCTCGATGTCGGTGCGGTCCAAGCCTACGCCGGCAAGGCCGGCGAACAATCGATCACCGAATTCTTGGTCAACATCGTGCCAAATACGGTGATCGATGCCTTTGCCAAGGGCGACATTCTGCCCGTCGTGCTGATTTCCGTGCTGTTCGGCTATGCCCTCTCGCATCTGGGCGAGCGCGGCAAGCCTGTGCGTGATGTCATCGATGCGGGATCGCGCCTGGTCTTCGGCGTGATCAACGCGATCATGCGTCTCGCGCCGATCGGTGCGTTTGGCGCCATGGCTTTCACCGTTGGCAAGTACGGCGTCGCTTCACTTGGGCCGCTGCTGACCCTGATCGGCACGTTCTATCTCGCGAGCTTCGTCTTCGTCATCGGCGTTCTTGGCCTCATTGCCTGGTGGGCCAAATTCAACATCTTCAAATTCTTGTACTACATCAAAGAGGAGATCCTTGTCGTCATCAGCACCTCGTCGTCGGATCCGGTATTGCCGAGCCTGATGGAGAAGTTGGAGCGTGCCGGCTGCGCGCGCTCTATCGTGGGCCTGGTCGTTCCGACGGGATATGTCTTCAACACCGATGGTACGGCAATCTACATGAGTCTTGCCGCACTTTTCGTTGCGCAGGCCACCAACACGAACCTGACATTTGCGCAAGAGCTCTCGATTCTTGCCGTCGCGATGTTCACGTCCAAGGGCGCTTCGGGCGTGACCGGCGCGTCCTTCATTGCGTTGGTGGGAACACTTGCTGTCGTTCCGACCATCCCGGTGGCCGGTATGGCTCTGATCCTCGGCATCGACCGCTTCATGAGCGAGGCGCGCGCGCTGGTGAACATGATCGGCAACGGCGTCGCAACCATCGTGATGGCGCGCTGGGAGGGGGATCTCGACCAAGATCGCCTTGAGGCTGCTCTCTCCGGCACCGCGATCTTTGCGACCGGCGACTTAGAGGATGCGGCTTATAGCGTCGCCATTCCCAACGAAACACCGACGATTTCCGCGCAAACCGTCGTGGGCAGCAAACCGTAA
- a CDS encoding cupin domain-containing protein, producing MHVTRFFAAPPYDAPGHEHMRMVRLQGREAGPTDSLWMGVSIVEPNGGTTLGASHLEKIYVVLDGEISISNGQEQMTLSRWDSCRIAPFESRQLRNMSSRPACVLLAMPLHEPPAAATVKPP from the coding sequence ATGCACGTCACACGTTTCTTCGCGGCACCACCCTATGACGCACCCGGGCATGAGCATATGCGCATGGTCCGTCTGCAGGGGCGCGAGGCCGGGCCGACGGACAGCCTTTGGATGGGTGTCTCGATCGTCGAACCAAACGGCGGCACCACGCTTGGTGCCTCGCATCTTGAAAAGATCTATGTCGTGCTCGACGGCGAAATAAGCATTTCGAACGGGCAAGAACAAATGACCCTCTCCCGCTGGGATTCGTGCCGGATCGCGCCCTTCGAAAGCCGTCAGCTGCGCAACATGTCGTCGCGGCCCGCCTGCGTCCTTCTCGCCATGCCGCTCCACGAGCCGCCAGCGGCTGCAACCGTTAAGCCTCCCTAA
- a CDS encoding quinone oxidoreductase family protein, whose product MHNDMPDSVKALRLAHKAPSYQEIELPVAKSPLRALASDEVLVEIHAAAVNPSDAKAATGLMPYAVFPRTPGRDYAGRVIAGVPSLIGKMVFGSSGDLGIRRDGSHASHMIVEADAVVEIPPGIDVKEAAGIGVPFVTASEGLQRAGLPVPGENVLILGINGKVGQAAAQIASWRGANVMGVVRGEARYIGHANGPVAVLSASTDDVPHRVRELTGGKGADIVFNTVGDPFYDIGQKSMATGGRAIFISAVERYVTFDLLAFYKGRHTYVGVDTISLNSVETGAILKGLAPGFADGFLKPFPIVRNAIYPLECAHTAYQTVMGSSRDRVVLVPGE is encoded by the coding sequence ATGCACAATGATATGCCGGACTCCGTCAAGGCCCTGCGGCTTGCGCATAAAGCACCAAGCTACCAGGAAATCGAATTGCCGGTGGCAAAGAGCCCGCTGCGCGCGCTTGCATCCGACGAGGTTCTTGTCGAAATCCATGCGGCGGCGGTCAATCCTTCGGACGCCAAAGCGGCGACCGGGCTGATGCCCTACGCCGTCTTTCCCCGCACGCCCGGCCGCGATTATGCCGGTCGGGTCATCGCCGGAGTGCCGTCGCTCATCGGCAAGATGGTGTTCGGGTCTTCGGGCGATCTCGGCATACGCCGGGATGGCTCGCACGCCAGCCACATGATCGTCGAGGCCGATGCGGTGGTCGAGATCCCACCCGGCATCGATGTGAAAGAGGCGGCCGGGATTGGCGTGCCGTTCGTCACCGCATCCGAAGGTTTGCAACGCGCCGGGCTGCCGGTTCCCGGCGAGAACGTTCTTATTCTCGGGATCAACGGCAAGGTCGGCCAGGCCGCAGCGCAGATCGCGAGCTGGCGCGGCGCCAATGTGATGGGAGTCGTGCGCGGCGAGGCCCGTTATATCGGCCATGCGAATGGGCCGGTCGCCGTTCTCTCCGCCAGCACGGACGATGTACCGCACCGCGTGCGCGAGCTCACAGGAGGCAAGGGCGCCGACATCGTCTTCAATACCGTCGGCGATCCCTTCTACGACATCGGGCAGAAATCCATGGCGACCGGCGGCCGCGCTATCTTCATCTCCGCGGTCGAACGCTATGTCACGTTCGATCTCCTCGCCTTCTACAAGGGCCGGCACACTTATGTCGGCGTCGATACGATTTCGCTCAACTCGGTTGAGACGGGGGCCATCTTAAAGGGTCTTGCACCTGGCTTCGCGGACGGCTTTCTCAAGCCCTTCCCCATCGTGCGCAACGCGATCTATCCGCTCGAATGCGCCCACACCGCTTATCAGACCGTGATGGGCTCGTCGCGCGACCGCGTCGTGCTCGTACCGGGAGAGTGA
- a CDS encoding 3-keto-5-aminohexanoate cleavage protein, producing the protein MRAPLPKIFITCAITGNLTRPEQTPHLPITPEQIADSALGAAEAGAAVVHIHVRDPRTGSPSMELALYQDVLARIRAKNPDLIINVTTGPGGRFVPSADDPSVAAPGTTLMQPERRVEHIAALKPDICTLDLNTMNSGGEVVINTPANVRRMAKVIAEAGVKPEIELFDSGDIALLQDLLKDGTLRGPALTSFVMGVRYGFQPSPETVLYARGLLPPDATFTAIGIGRHSLPSVALSYLAGGHVRVGLEDAVYLSHGELAPSNAALVTKARRIVEDLGGQIANPQEARALIGL; encoded by the coding sequence ATGCGCGCTCCTCTGCCAAAAATCTTCATCACCTGCGCCATCACCGGCAATCTAACAAGGCCGGAACAGACGCCGCATCTGCCCATCACCCCCGAGCAGATTGCCGATTCCGCCTTGGGTGCGGCCGAGGCAGGCGCCGCGGTTGTCCACATCCATGTACGCGATCCCAGGACCGGCAGTCCGTCGATGGAACTTGCTCTCTATCAGGACGTTCTTGCGCGCATTCGCGCCAAGAATCCGGACCTCATCATCAATGTGACAACGGGTCCAGGCGGCCGTTTCGTGCCTTCGGCAGACGACCCGAGCGTTGCCGCACCCGGCACCACGCTGATGCAACCGGAGCGCCGCGTCGAACACATCGCGGCCCTCAAACCCGACATTTGCACGCTCGATCTCAACACGATGAATTCGGGCGGCGAAGTGGTCATCAACACGCCGGCCAATGTGCGGCGGATGGCCAAAGTGATTGCGGAGGCAGGCGTCAAGCCGGAGATCGAATTATTCGATTCGGGAGACATCGCCTTGCTGCAGGATCTTCTCAAGGACGGCACGTTGCGCGGACCGGCACTGACCTCTTTCGTGATGGGCGTGCGTTACGGCTTTCAACCGTCACCGGAAACGGTGCTCTATGCCCGCGGACTCTTGCCGCCGGACGCGACCTTCACCGCGATCGGCATCGGACGCCATTCCTTGCCGTCGGTCGCGCTCTCCTATTTGGCCGGTGGCCATGTTCGGGTTGGGTTGGAGGACGCTGTCTATCTCAGCCACGGCGAACTCGCGCCATCCAATGCCGCTCTCGTGACCAAGGCGCGCCGGATCGTTGAGGACCTCGGCGGCCAGATCGCGAATCCGCAAGAAGCGCGCGCCCTCATCGGCCTCTAA
- a CDS encoding SDR family NAD(P)-dependent oxidoreductase — protein sequence MSTQTISNTSSAAAASQRTAFPRSLAGKVALVVGGAGAIGAATSRQLAAAGATVAITHLDTERDRAAAQALIGEVGGPHSAHVADVADTASLIALRDMLQARYGRLDILVNAAGFTKPVPHADLDALTDELIDRMMQVNWRGQFAAIRTFATMLKASGDGLVVSISSIAAFTGVGSSIAYCAAKAGIDVMTKALARVLAPEVRVLAVSPGVVDTAFVPGRGTDFNDKVKASTPLKRIGEAEDIAAAITACATMLTFSTGHIIQVDGGRAL from the coding sequence ATGTCGACCCAAACGATATCCAATACATCATCCGCAGCGGCAGCATCGCAGCGCACCGCCTTTCCACGATCGCTGGCCGGCAAGGTCGCTCTCGTCGTCGGCGGCGCAGGCGCCATCGGCGCGGCCACCAGCCGACAGCTCGCCGCTGCCGGCGCAACCGTTGCCATCACCCATCTCGACACCGAACGAGACCGGGCCGCGGCCCAAGCGCTGATCGGCGAAGTGGGCGGTCCTCATTCGGCCCACGTTGCCGACGTTGCCGACACGGCTTCGCTGATCGCCCTGCGCGATATGCTGCAGGCGCGCTATGGCCGGCTCGACATTCTGGTCAATGCGGCAGGCTTCACCAAGCCCGTGCCGCATGCGGATCTCGATGCGCTCACGGATGAGCTCATCGACCGCATGATGCAGGTCAATTGGCGCGGACAATTCGCGGCCATCAGAACCTTCGCGACCATGCTGAAAGCATCCGGCGACGGGCTCGTGGTTTCGATCTCTTCGATCGCGGCATTCACGGGGGTCGGTTCGTCCATCGCCTATTGCGCGGCCAAAGCCGGGATCGATGTCATGACCAAGGCCCTGGCGCGTGTGCTTGCCCCCGAAGTACGGGTGCTCGCCGTCTCCCCCGGCGTGGTCGATACCGCTTTCGTGCCCGGCCGCGGCACCGACTTCAACGACAAGGTCAAGGCGTCGACCCCCTTGAAGCGCATCGGCGAAGCGGAAGACATTGCCGCCGCGATCACGGCCTGCGCCACGATGCTGACCTTTTCGACGGGACACATCATCCAAGTCGATGGCGGCCGCGCACTCTAA
- a CDS encoding dioxygenase family protein, giving the protein MCGRKSVNVKPASPSGVSHIIEDESAVTAVVLDAMKRAPNARLREIVASFVRHMHAFARETRLTEEEFELGVGFLNRIGQATNDSHNEGILFSDVLGFSTLVCLLNNGQNGATETAAALLGPFWRMHSPETPNGGSIIRSETPGDALFAECHIRDPEGKPLADVEVDVWQASPVGLYENQDPAQANMNLRGKFRTDAEGRISFRSVKPAGYPVPTDGPVGDLLRAQLRHPYRPAHLHFLCYKPGFKTLITQIFVDDDQHLESDVVFGVTRHLIGDFRKGQGVAPAADVAGPWFRLTYEFVMEKGEAKLPVPPIR; this is encoded by the coding sequence ATGTGTGGGAGGAAATCCGTGAACGTCAAACCCGCTTCGCCATCCGGCGTCTCGCATATCATTGAGGACGAGAGCGCCGTCACCGCTGTGGTCCTGGATGCCATGAAACGGGCGCCGAACGCCCGTCTGCGCGAGATCGTGGCCTCCTTCGTGCGCCACATGCACGCTTTTGCCCGCGAAACGCGGCTCACCGAGGAGGAGTTCGAACTCGGCGTCGGCTTTCTCAATCGCATCGGCCAGGCGACCAATGACAGCCATAACGAGGGAATCCTGTTTTCGGATGTCCTGGGCTTCTCCACCCTCGTTTGCCTGCTCAATAACGGACAAAACGGTGCGACCGAGACGGCGGCCGCTCTGCTTGGGCCCTTCTGGCGCATGCATTCGCCGGAGACGCCGAACGGCGGTTCGATCATTCGATCGGAAACACCCGGCGATGCGCTGTTCGCCGAGTGCCACATCAGAGATCCGGAGGGGAAGCCGCTTGCGGACGTTGAGGTAGACGTCTGGCAGGCCTCGCCCGTCGGCCTGTACGAGAACCAGGATCCGGCCCAGGCCAACATGAATTTGCGCGGCAAGTTCAGGACGGATGCGGAGGGCCGCATTTCGTTCCGATCCGTCAAGCCGGCAGGTTATCCGGTGCCGACCGATGGGCCCGTCGGGGACCTGCTGCGCGCGCAACTGCGTCATCCCTACCGCCCGGCCCATTTGCATTTCCTTTGCTACAAGCCGGGCTTCAAGACGTTGATCACGCAAATCTTCGTCGACGATGACCAGCATCTAGAAAGCGACGTCGTCTTCGGCGTGACGCGCCATTTGATCGGCGATTTTCGGAAAGGCCAGGGCGTTGCCCCGGCAGCCGACGTCGCCGGCCCTTGGTTCCGGCTCACTTACGAATTCGTGATGGAAAAAGGCGAGGCGAAACTGCCCGTACCGCCGATCCGTTAG
- a CDS encoding LacI family DNA-binding transcriptional regulator, which yields MTTVPSNPTTGRAATLQSIATAAGVHRSTAARALDPAQSHRISPEVVERVRHEAQRQGYRRDTIAASLRTGRSSLVGVLLPDLGNPVFAPILDGIGLYLAERGYSMLVTGGADEASQIGIVEELMARRVDGLVLATVRRDDPVVTICLAAGLPTVLVNRGEDDLRTASVVTDDMGGMALAVDHLVSLGHRRIGHLAGPQSLSTGALRRQGFENAMTAAGLDPCPIVTATAYSRDAGEAATALLLNRYPHLTAIAAGNDLLALGAYLDVKRRGLTCPGDISIVGHNDMPLVDMVDPPLTTIHIGHREMGASAAALLLERIGTPSLSPVRRLASAELIVRASTKQLARADTAIGF from the coding sequence ATGACAACCGTTCCCTCCAACCCCACGACTGGCCGTGCCGCCACGCTGCAGTCCATCGCCACCGCGGCCGGCGTGCACCGCTCGACCGCAGCCCGCGCCCTCGATCCGGCGCAGAGCCACCGGATTTCGCCGGAAGTGGTGGAACGCGTGCGCCACGAAGCCCAGAGGCAAGGCTACCGCCGCGACACGATCGCGGCTTCGCTGCGCACGGGCCGCTCGAGCCTTGTCGGCGTTCTCCTTCCCGATCTCGGCAATCCGGTGTTCGCGCCCATTCTCGATGGCATCGGCCTGTACCTGGCCGAACGAGGCTATTCGATGCTGGTGACGGGCGGTGCGGACGAGGCGTCGCAGATCGGAATCGTCGAGGAGCTCATGGCCCGGCGCGTCGACGGGTTGGTTTTGGCGACGGTCCGCCGCGACGATCCCGTCGTTACGATCTGCCTTGCCGCCGGTCTGCCCACGGTTCTGGTCAATCGCGGGGAAGACGATTTGCGCACCGCGTCCGTCGTCACCGACGATATGGGCGGTATGGCCCTGGCGGTCGATCATCTGGTGTCGCTGGGTCATCGCAGGATCGGCCATCTTGCCGGTCCGCAAAGCCTATCGACCGGCGCCCTGCGCCGGCAGGGGTTCGAAAACGCCATGACGGCAGCAGGGCTCGATCCGTGCCCGATCGTCACCGCCACGGCCTATAGCCGCGACGCCGGCGAGGCGGCGACGGCGCTATTGCTCAACCGCTATCCGCACCTGACGGCGATTGCCGCCGGCAACGATCTCTTGGCGCTCGGCGCCTATCTCGACGTGAAGCGGCGCGGCCTGACCTGCCCCGGGGACATTTCCATTGTCGGTCACAACGACATGCCGCTCGTCGACATGGTCGATCCGCCCTTGACCACCATCCATATCGGACACCGCGAAATGGGGGCCAGCGCCGCGGCGCTCCTGCTTGAGCGGATCGGCACGCCAAGCCTGTCTCCGGTAAGGAGACTCGCTTCGGCTGAACTCATTGTCCGCGCCTCGACGAAGCAGCTTGCACGCGCAGATACGGCGATCGGTTTCTGA
- a CDS encoding GFA family protein gives MNVPRLTASCACGNVEIEAAGKPIATVICYCDDCQAAAQQIEELPGAASFCESDGGTAFIAYRRDRVRCIHGEPLLATLKLRDNSATNRKIATCCNSVMVLDFDDSKHWVDIYRARVKGSPPRPEMLVCTKFASDPLNNPDHMPASPGYSAQFMFRLLKARIAMLFSS, from the coding sequence ATGAATGTCCCTCGCCTGACCGCATCCTGTGCTTGCGGAAACGTCGAGATCGAGGCCGCCGGAAAGCCGATTGCCACGGTGATTTGCTATTGCGACGATTGTCAGGCGGCCGCGCAGCAGATCGAAGAATTGCCGGGTGCTGCATCGTTTTGCGAAAGCGATGGTGGAACCGCCTTCATCGCCTACCGAAGGGATCGCGTTCGCTGCATCCATGGCGAGCCGTTGTTAGCGACGCTCAAGCTTCGCGACAATTCGGCGACGAACCGCAAAATCGCCACATGCTGCAACAGCGTCATGGTCCTCGATTTTGACGACAGCAAGCATTGGGTCGACATCTATCGTGCGCGCGTTAAAGGAAGCCCACCGAGACCTGAGATGTTGGTTTGCACGAAATTCGCGTCCGATCCCCTCAATAATCCGGATCATATGCCAGCCAGTCCAGGCTATTCGGCCCAATTCATGTTCAGGCTCCTCAAGGCTCGGATCGCGATGCTGTTCTCCAGCTAG
- a CDS encoding VOC family protein, translating into MFVSFAELPVFDQARAKAFYVDKFGCQVVADAAMGAGGWRWIEVGFPGAETSLHFVRRQDEAPSNGPVLVFVADDVPSAVHGLALKGVKIVADVTPAPYDPRRQVAEIEDSEGNRIVISN; encoded by the coding sequence GTGTTCGTTTCATTCGCCGAATTGCCGGTATTCGATCAGGCTCGGGCCAAAGCATTCTACGTCGACAAATTCGGATGCCAAGTGGTTGCCGACGCTGCGATGGGCGCGGGCGGTTGGCGTTGGATCGAGGTTGGATTTCCCGGCGCGGAGACTTCTCTGCATTTCGTCCGCAGACAGGACGAGGCTCCGTCCAACGGGCCCGTACTGGTCTTCGTGGCCGACGACGTGCCGTCGGCGGTGCATGGTCTTGCGTTGAAAGGTGTCAAGATCGTCGCGGACGTAACGCCTGCTCCATATGATCCTCGGCGGCAGGTTGCCGAGATAGAGGACAGCGAGGGCAACCGCATTGTGATCAGCAATTGA
- a CDS encoding TetR/AcrR family transcriptional regulator, translated as MGLNKKSEVKAVGRTQKTAGKRAAVLDAAATAFLSVGYLGASMDEIAEMAGVSKQTIYTYFSNKEALFVAMASALSNEASDRVHKDVPEFTDEDDLELYLVDYAVRQLQVVLTPRILQLRRLVIGEVGRFPELGAALYAGGPGRAIAALATAFERLATRGLLSVRDPLLAATQFNWLIMSAPLNRAMLLGDTAIPSAKELRTHAKQGVRMFLAAYSR; from the coding sequence ATGGGGCTCAATAAGAAATCGGAAGTCAAAGCCGTCGGGCGCACGCAGAAGACTGCCGGCAAACGGGCGGCTGTCCTTGATGCCGCGGCGACGGCTTTCCTCAGCGTCGGCTACCTGGGTGCCAGCATGGACGAAATTGCTGAAATGGCCGGCGTATCAAAACAGACGATCTATACGTACTTTTCGAACAAGGAGGCCCTGTTCGTCGCCATGGCGTCGGCGCTCTCCAACGAGGCAAGTGATCGCGTCCACAAGGACGTCCCCGAATTCACCGACGAAGACGACTTGGAACTCTACTTGGTCGACTATGCCGTCCGTCAGCTCCAAGTCGTCCTCACGCCCAGGATCTTGCAGTTGCGCCGTCTGGTGATCGGAGAGGTCGGGCGCTTCCCTGAGCTTGGTGCTGCGCTCTATGCCGGCGGCCCTGGGCGGGCGATCGCAGCGCTGGCCACGGCATTCGAGAGGCTCGCGACGCGCGGCCTCCTCTCGGTTCGCGACCCTTTGCTCGCCGCTACCCAGTTCAATTGGCTGATCATGTCCGCGCCTCTCAACCGCGCGATGCTGCTCGGCGACACCGCCATCCCGAGTGCGAAGGAGCTTCGCACTCACGCCAAGCAGGGTGTGCGCATGTTTCTTGCGGCCTATTCCAGGTGA
- a CDS encoding GNAT family N-acetyltransferase: MDKQKWELTTRTGLKILVRPAGQDDDAVLDNLFHHVQQEDLCFRFLTGGSTVSETQLHAMTHVDHKNTETYIALVEGTHVPVATAMLARILETQRGEVAISVHADYKHYGIGWELLAFTARQAQERGLQSIESIEMRANREAIELEENMGFTVQPYEGDASLVLVSKQL, translated from the coding sequence ATGGACAAGCAAAAATGGGAACTGACAACGAGAACCGGCCTGAAGATTCTTGTCCGCCCCGCCGGACAAGACGACGATGCTGTCCTTGATAATCTATTTCATCATGTGCAGCAGGAGGATCTGTGTTTTCGCTTCCTAACGGGCGGCAGCACCGTATCTGAGACGCAACTTCACGCCATGACTCATGTCGACCATAAAAACACGGAGACATACATTGCTCTCGTGGAGGGCACGCATGTGCCCGTCGCAACGGCAATGCTTGCACGTATCCTCGAAACACAGCGCGGTGAGGTCGCTATTTCAGTTCACGCCGACTACAAGCATTATGGTATCGGATGGGAGCTTCTCGCCTTCACAGCCCGGCAAGCCCAAGAACGCGGGCTTCAATCGATCGAGTCGATTGAGATGAGAGCCAATCGGGAAGCCATCGAGCTTGAGGAAAATATGGGATTCACGGTGCAACCGTATGAGGGTGACGCTTCGCTCGTTCTAGTCTCGAAGCAATTGTAA
- a CDS encoding BON domain-containing protein, giving the protein MSHDDKLQQQVLEELGWEPSVTSAHIGVAVDNGIVTLTGSVNTFVERSMAEAAAQRVKGVRAVVEEIKVKLPDDARFDDGELATGAADRLDRDVFVPHGAVKVGVENGWITLSGEVSWDYQRRAAEQCVERLPGVTGVSNHIELKPVVNVENIRDDITHALHRSWFFDPQTIVVSAEGGKVRLSGTVKSPAERAVAAATAWSAPGVIDVRNDLTVA; this is encoded by the coding sequence ATGTCTCATGACGACAAGTTACAGCAGCAGGTTCTTGAAGAGCTTGGCTGGGAGCCTAGTGTCACCTCTGCTCATATCGGCGTCGCGGTCGACAATGGCATTGTTACATTGACGGGCTCCGTCAATACTTTTGTGGAAAGGTCGATGGCCGAAGCGGCCGCTCAGCGGGTCAAGGGCGTGCGGGCGGTCGTCGAAGAGATCAAAGTGAAACTTCCCGACGACGCACGCTTCGATGATGGTGAGCTTGCGACGGGCGCCGCCGATCGCCTCGATCGCGACGTATTTGTTCCCCATGGCGCAGTTAAGGTTGGCGTTGAGAACGGCTGGATCACGCTGAGCGGCGAGGTCAGCTGGGACTATCAACGTCGGGCCGCGGAACAATGCGTGGAAAGGTTGCCGGGGGTCACGGGCGTCAGCAACCATATTGAACTGAAGCCCGTCGTCAATGTCGAAAATATTCGCGATGACATCACGCACGCCCTGCACCGATCCTGGTTTTTTGATCCGCAAACAATAGTTGTAAGCGCCGAGGGGGGTAAGGTTCGGTTGAGTGGAACCGTAAAATCTCCGGCCGAACGTGCGGTCGCTGCGGCCACTGCCTGGTCAGCTCCGGGCGTGATCGATGTCCGCAATGATTTGACGGTCGCTTAA
- a CDS encoding universal stress protein: MTYTSLMVHVDPEAEKSAILDISVDLAKLFDAKVIGVAACQPLQLLYVDAYVPPEIIDQNQIDMEKMLKQAGAQFYAAMQGRAPRCEWRASVTVDALANYFAGQSGTADLFITQRASHQNAFDRPQHLNLGDFVMRSGRPVLIIPPDASRVALDHVVVAWKETREARRAIADAIPLLGKARRVTIATIVPEEEENSAQMGLEDIVGWLKGHHVKADSRVLAAAGRDTDMLADFLLEQQADLVVAGAYGHNRLREWVFGGMTADLLLSSGYSVLLSH; the protein is encoded by the coding sequence ATGACCTATACATCTTTGATGGTCCATGTGGACCCCGAAGCGGAAAAATCGGCTATCCTTGACATAAGTGTCGATCTCGCAAAGCTGTTCGATGCCAAGGTGATTGGCGTTGCCGCATGTCAGCCGCTGCAACTCCTCTATGTCGATGCTTACGTGCCACCGGAGATCATCGACCAAAACCAGATCGATATGGAAAAGATGTTGAAACAGGCGGGCGCTCAATTTTATGCCGCCATGCAGGGGCGCGCACCGCGTTGTGAATGGCGCGCAAGCGTTACCGTCGACGCGCTCGCCAATTATTTCGCCGGCCAGAGCGGGACCGCGGATCTTTTCATAACACAACGGGCAAGTCATCAAAACGCCTTCGATCGGCCGCAGCATCTGAATTTGGGCGATTTCGTCATGCGGTCCGGCCGCCCCGTTCTCATCATTCCCCCTGACGCGTCACGGGTGGCGCTCGATCATGTGGTGGTCGCATGGAAGGAGACGCGCGAGGCGCGGCGCGCCATCGCCGACGCCATCCCCCTGTTGGGCAAGGCCCGCCGCGTGACGATCGCGACGATTGTGCCCGAGGAGGAAGAGAACAGCGCGCAGATGGGATTGGAGGATATTGTCGGGTGGCTGAAAGGCCATCATGTGAAGGCTGACAGTCGCGTCCTGGCCGCCGCCGGCAGAGACACCGACATGCTGGCAGATTTTCTCCTTGAGCAACAGGCGGATCTCGTTGTGGCGGGCGCCTATGGCCACAATCGTCTCCGAGAATGGGTTTTCGGTGGCATGACAGCGGATCTTCTCCTTTCGTCCGGTTACAGCGTCTTGCTTTCTCACTGA